CTCTTGCTCTGCGAGTTCAGCGTCGTGGACTTGTTCCATGTGATAATGAATTTCCTGCACAGTGCAGATGTGTAGCACGACCTCCACTATCCGGGCAATATCGCACTTGATAGATACCAACCGACTGATGACACCGGCTTCTACCAGCGGTAGCAATTGTTGCCATTCTGAATCCTGAAACAAACAAAGCCGTTCACAAGACGTTTGTTGTGGTGAAAAGGTTTCGACAATTTCCCTGCGATACTTTTCGGCATAATCGAAAGACATTAAGATTGTCGAATAGGAAGAGTCTTTTAGACACTCCTCAACAGAATGCTCCGAACTCGGAACCACAATCGACGCTCGGTGACTCAACACTTGGTTGAGTTGAGTTCGCAATGCATCATCGGTAACTATGAGTAATATGCGAGCGGTCTTCATGATCCAGAGCTCCTCGCTTCGGGTGGTAGTATCGCAACGTATGGCAAGTCTCGATGTTGTTCGGCATAATCCAAACCATAGCCAACAACAAAGTGATCGTCGATGGGAAATCCGACAAAATCCGCCGTCATCGGCACATTCCGCCGCGATGGTTTATCCAGCAATACGACAACATGACAAGAAGCCGGGTTCTCTTTGAGGATTTGCTCTTTCACCTTCGAGAGTGTTAGACCGGTGTCAAGAATGTCGTCGATTAGCAGCACCCGTTTCCCGGTAAGTGGTGATTTTCCCAGCCAATGCATCGTAA
This region of bacterium genomic DNA includes:
- the hpt gene encoding hypoxanthine phosphoribosyltransferase — encoded protein: METDLHYQFPPLIEPSELAQRVKALAGEIVSTLGTQPIVVVALLKGAFVFAADLIRSLSQHGVSSEIEFLIASSYGAGTYSTGQVTMHWLGKSPLTGKRVLLIDDILDTGLTLSKVKEQILKENPASCHVVVLLDKPSRRNVPMTADFVGFPIDDHFVVGYGLDYAEQHRDLPYVAILPPEARSSGS